The following coding sequences lie in one Spirosoma sp. KUDC1026 genomic window:
- a CDS encoding nitroreductase: MTTSADTITELIKTRRSIFPPSYTDQEIPRELIEEVLESANYAPTHRLTQPWRFTVFRGEGLQKLADFFGDAYKAQTAPEAYSEAKYEGVRTKVLKSACVMAIIMDVHSDKVPEWEEVAAVACAVQNMWLTTTALGIGSYWSSPSSPARLHEFLGLNDNQKCLGFFYMGYHNAEPKPAIRKPIEEKVNWVEA; the protein is encoded by the coding sequence ATGACAACATCCGCAGACACAATCACCGAACTTATCAAAACCCGCCGGAGTATTTTTCCACCTAGCTACACCGATCAGGAAATTCCGCGTGAGCTAATTGAAGAGGTACTCGAAAGCGCTAACTACGCGCCGACGCACCGCCTGACTCAGCCCTGGCGCTTCACTGTTTTCCGGGGTGAAGGTCTACAGAAACTGGCCGATTTCTTCGGCGATGCCTACAAAGCGCAAACGGCGCCAGAAGCCTATTCGGAAGCGAAATACGAAGGTGTACGGACCAAAGTGCTGAAATCGGCCTGTGTCATGGCCATCATCATGGACGTACACAGCGACAAAGTGCCGGAATGGGAAGAAGTAGCCGCCGTAGCCTGCGCCGTGCAGAACATGTGGCTCACGACAACGGCCCTGGGGATTGGTTCCTACTGGAGTTCGCCAAGCAGCCCGGCTCGACTACACGAGTTCCTGGGCCTCAACGACAATCAAAAATGTCTGGGATTCTTCTACATGGGCTATCATAACGCCGAGCCTAAGCCCGCCATCCGCAAACCCATCGAAGAAAAAGTAAACTGGGTCGAAGCGTAA
- a CDS encoding retropepsin-like aspartic protease, with the protein MTELTLYVLFIFLTNAVPLKTILSVCLLLLPFRGLSKSVGDTLTTTYLIAVNHWLFGRDSLAKQQLLNMPAQTTSIEQVSAWGLLLDEFYYWPGHYQRYLQLADSLHITTRFYSSAKLLAQQLPVQYQLKTDSLELPIHLGPKSHPVIEVQINGRICRLVLDTGAQSTLLSRRFAKQLGAKKLTEMTLSNYDGKNVPGSLLLLDSLILGGLTIKNLPAVAAGLSFPGIDGLLGWDVLRQFAITIDYANQRFSLRRSSHKPNSNANLLGGSLPMLLTRSLSGNQLNIMLDTGAGNELSISPTGLTKIGNYDTKLNLSLSASVGQFIRVSRKQFIKRIDIHIDGVNHSFKKSAIFRTDEVIGQVIRDGLIGSRAFRKGILMLDAPSHWFHYQSSLQRKR; encoded by the coding sequence TTGACTGAACTGACTCTATATGTTTTGTTTATCTTTCTTACTAATGCTGTGCCGTTAAAAACTATCTTATCCGTTTGCCTTCTGCTTTTACCTTTCAGGGGTTTGTCAAAATCAGTAGGCGATACATTGACAACAACATATCTGATAGCAGTTAATCACTGGTTATTTGGGCGGGATAGCTTAGCTAAACAGCAGCTTTTAAACATGCCTGCTCAAACCACTTCAATAGAACAGGTTTCTGCATGGGGTCTGCTATTGGATGAATTTTATTACTGGCCGGGCCATTATCAGCGCTATTTGCAACTTGCCGATTCACTACACATTACTACCCGTTTTTATAGCTCAGCTAAACTGCTGGCTCAACAGCTACCCGTACAGTATCAGCTAAAAACTGACAGCCTGGAACTTCCTATTCACCTTGGACCCAAGAGTCATCCAGTAATTGAAGTTCAGATAAATGGACGGATTTGCCGTCTAGTCCTCGACACAGGAGCACAAAGCACACTACTTTCCCGCCGATTTGCCAAACAATTGGGTGCAAAAAAGTTAACTGAAATGACTCTTAGTAATTATGACGGTAAAAACGTACCGGGTTCATTATTACTACTGGATTCGTTAATTCTGGGGGGCTTGACAATAAAGAATTTGCCTGCTGTTGCCGCCGGATTATCCTTTCCAGGTATTGATGGCTTGTTAGGTTGGGATGTTTTACGGCAGTTTGCTATAACAATTGATTACGCAAACCAACGTTTCTCGCTACGTCGTTCGAGCCACAAACCAAACTCTAATGCCAATTTGCTTGGTGGTAGTCTTCCGATGTTGCTGACCCGTAGCCTTTCCGGCAATCAATTAAATATAATGTTGGATACGGGAGCAGGTAATGAACTATCCATTTCGCCTACTGGGCTGACCAAAATTGGCAACTATGATACAAAACTAAATCTTTCTCTTTCAGCATCCGTAGGCCAATTCATTCGTGTAAGCCGGAAGCAGTTTATAAAGCGGATTGATATTCACATCGACGGCGTGAATCATTCGTTTAAGAAGTCAGCTATATTTCGTACTGATGAAGTTATTGGTCAGGTTATCAGAGATGGCCTAATTGGTAGCCGGGCGTTTCGGAAAGGTATCTTGATGCTTGATGCGCCCAGCCATTGGTTTCATTATCAGTCCAGTCTGCAACGCAAGCGTTGA
- a CDS encoding YdeI/OmpD-associated family protein, which produces MSVTFGTSKLTQQQMADQEIETFCPTNRQQWREWLNEHHATKQFIWLVYHKKNSAVTGITYSEAVEEALCFGWIDSTVKPIDAERYRQFFSRRKPVSTWSKVNKERIQRLVDNGLMTKAGFDSLDTARRNGSWTILDEVEALVLPADLADAFRTRPSAERYFSSLCRSDRRNLLQWLVLAKRPETRQKRIADLVEAADQNQKPKNFLWTKKRSTADEKETSQSATTDRS; this is translated from the coding sequence ATGTCAGTTACGTTCGGCACGTCGAAACTAACACAACAACAAATGGCTGATCAGGAGATCGAAACGTTCTGTCCCACAAACCGGCAGCAATGGCGGGAATGGCTTAATGAGCACCACGCCACAAAGCAATTTATTTGGCTCGTTTACCACAAGAAGAACTCTGCTGTTACAGGGATCACCTACAGCGAAGCCGTTGAGGAAGCGCTTTGCTTTGGCTGGATTGACAGCACGGTAAAACCCATCGATGCGGAACGGTATCGGCAGTTTTTTAGTCGGCGCAAACCCGTCAGTACGTGGTCGAAGGTCAACAAGGAACGTATTCAGCGACTGGTTGATAACGGCCTGATGACGAAAGCTGGTTTTGACAGCCTTGATACTGCCAGGCGAAATGGCTCGTGGACAATTCTGGATGAGGTGGAAGCGCTGGTACTTCCCGCCGACCTGGCCGACGCGTTTCGGACAAGGCCGAGCGCCGAACGTTATTTTTCGAGCTTATGCCGGTCTGACAGACGGAATCTGCTACAATGGCTGGTGCTGGCTAAGCGGCCGGAGACCCGGCAAAAGCGAATTGCTGATCTCGTTGAAGCCGCTGATCAGAACCAGAAGCCCAAAAACTTTCTGTGGACGAAGAAACGATCCACCGCCGATGAGAAGGAGACGTCTCAGAGCGCGACTACTGATCGATCGTAA
- the tenA gene encoding thiaminase II has protein sequence MRFTDQLWQQITPLYETILSHGFVQELAAGTLPATKFQYYIQQDALYLTDFSRALAQLAVKATAPADILQFTEFATNAIRVERILHEKYFALYDIQPETSKKPACFAYTNFLLATAATQSLAVGVAAVLPCFWIYREVGKSIYAQASPQNPYQAWIDTYAGDDFDWVVSQMLALTDQLAESASPTERDQMKAAFMQSSRLEWYFWNDAYQLEEWQV, from the coding sequence ATGCGCTTCACCGATCAACTCTGGCAGCAGATTACGCCCCTGTACGAAACCATTCTTTCCCACGGCTTTGTGCAGGAACTGGCCGCCGGTACGTTACCCGCTACTAAATTTCAGTATTACATCCAGCAGGACGCCCTTTACCTGACTGATTTCAGTCGGGCACTAGCGCAACTGGCCGTCAAAGCCACGGCACCCGCCGATATTCTGCAATTCACCGAGTTTGCCACTAACGCTATCCGGGTGGAGCGGATACTGCACGAAAAGTATTTTGCGCTCTACGATATCCAGCCGGAGACCAGCAAGAAACCAGCCTGCTTTGCCTACACCAATTTTCTGCTCGCGACAGCGGCTACCCAGTCGCTGGCGGTGGGCGTGGCAGCCGTGCTCCCCTGCTTTTGGATTTACCGCGAGGTAGGCAAGTCCATCTATGCCCAGGCCAGTCCTCAGAACCCCTACCAGGCCTGGATCGACACGTACGCCGGTGACGACTTCGACTGGGTCGTCAGCCAAATGCTCGCCCTCACCGACCAGCTTGCCGAATCGGCCAGCCCCACCGAGCGCGACCAAATGAAGGCCGCTTTCATGCAGTCAAGCCGCCTGGAATGGTACTTCTGGAACGACGCGTATCAGTTAGAAGAGTGGCAGGTGTAA
- the sugE gene encoding quaternary ammonium compound efflux SMR transporter SugE — protein sequence MSWVYLVFAGLLEVVWAYFMKQSEGFTRLVPSLITVVAMMASFGLLALAMRTLPLGTSYVIWTGIGAVGAFIVGILLLGEPINATRFLAALLIVAGLILMKVSSGQ from the coding sequence ATGTCCTGGGTTTATTTAGTTTTCGCGGGTCTGTTAGAAGTCGTCTGGGCCTACTTTATGAAGCAGTCGGAAGGCTTCACCCGGCTCGTCCCCTCCCTCATCACCGTTGTTGCCATGATGGCCAGCTTTGGTTTGCTGGCTTTGGCGATGCGAACCCTGCCGCTGGGCACATCTTACGTTATCTGGACGGGCATTGGTGCCGTAGGTGCCTTTATTGTCGGCATTCTTCTGCTTGGCGAGCCGATTAACGCGACTCGGTTTCTGGCCGCTCTTTTGATTGTCGCGGGCCTTATTCTGATGAAGGTTTCGTCGGGTCAGTAG
- the thiM gene encoding hydroxyethylthiazole kinase → MTATPQSIWNDVEQIRSQSPLVQSITNFVVMNNTANALLALGASPAMVHAEEEVADFVTIASALVVNIGTLDQNFVAGMRQAVHVARNLGKPIVFDPVGVGATPYRNQISRELLDLAPPTVIRGNASEIMALAGLNARTKGVDSVHGSSAALDSALQLNAELGSVVVVSGAEDYIVSADQVATVANGHPMMTKVTGMGCTATALIGAFVAVNTNSFQAAVHSMAVMGLAGELAARRSPGPGSLQLNFLDALYQLTAQDVAAHLKLGQL, encoded by the coding sequence ATGACCGCAACACCCCAATCCATCTGGAACGACGTTGAGCAGATTCGCTCGCAGTCGCCCCTCGTACAAAGCATCACCAATTTTGTTGTCATGAACAACACAGCCAACGCCCTGCTGGCGCTGGGAGCCTCTCCGGCTATGGTGCACGCCGAAGAAGAAGTAGCTGATTTCGTTACCATTGCCAGCGCGCTGGTGGTCAACATCGGCACACTGGACCAGAATTTCGTCGCAGGCATGCGCCAGGCCGTCCACGTAGCCCGAAATCTGGGCAAACCCATTGTTTTTGACCCCGTTGGCGTGGGTGCTACGCCCTACCGCAACCAGATCAGCCGGGAACTACTGGACCTGGCCCCGCCTACTGTGATCCGGGGGAATGCGTCGGAGATTATGGCGCTGGCTGGCCTGAACGCCCGGACCAAAGGAGTCGACAGCGTACATGGCTCATCGGCAGCACTCGACAGCGCCCTCCAACTGAACGCCGAACTGGGCAGCGTTGTGGTCGTGAGTGGAGCCGAGGATTATATCGTCAGCGCTGATCAGGTTGCGACCGTCGCCAATGGTCACCCCATGATGACCAAGGTAACGGGCATGGGCTGTACCGCTACGGCACTAATCGGCGCATTTGTCGCCGTCAACACCAACTCTTTCCAGGCGGCCGTACACAGCATGGCCGTGATGGGACTGGCGGGAGAATTGGCCGCTCGTCGGTCGCCCGGCCCCGGTAGTCTGCAACTCAATTTTCTGGATGCGCTCTACCAACTGACTGCGCAGGACGTAGCGGCACACCTCAAACTGGGACAGCTGTGA
- a CDS encoding ABC transporter substrate-binding protein, with translation MPTKFFPSLRAMWLPLFVLSFLLTHCRSRQTTEQTRVTDSRQASPSTGQVSIRHAKGFSVEYLPGYKRVRIFNSSAADKDTATYVLIPRGAAKPTNLPVGQVIETPIRSLVTLSSMHIGLLSFLNAENVLVGVDNATYISSPQVTKRAAEGKIKEVGGDQTLNEEALIAMHPDLLMVSGSPTAQLNRYQTLTRAGVPVLINSEWLETTPLGRAEWVKLVAVLLDKEALVNQKFTEVETEYNRLTAMTKNVPKKPSLIAGMSYKDAWFVPYGDSYMAQFFRDAGSTYHWNDTKGQGGLGLSFEAVYPVALTADYWVNVGTAITKGDIVAQDVRYGDFKAFKTGQVFNYNKRVNKQGANDYWESGAVNAHLVLADLIKILHPDLLPEHKLVYYQRVK, from the coding sequence ATGCCTACCAAATTTTTCCCGTCTCTCCGCGCTATGTGGCTGCCCCTGTTCGTGTTGTCCTTTTTGCTCACGCACTGCCGCTCCCGCCAGACAACTGAACAAACACGGGTAACCGACAGCCGCCAAGCGAGTCCGTCGACGGGACAAGTTTCCATCCGACACGCCAAAGGCTTTTCGGTTGAGTACCTGCCTGGGTACAAACGGGTTCGTATTTTCAACTCGTCGGCCGCCGACAAAGACACGGCTACGTACGTACTGATTCCCCGGGGAGCCGCCAAACCGACGAATCTGCCAGTTGGTCAGGTGATCGAAACGCCCATTCGGAGCCTTGTTACGTTGTCATCGATGCACATTGGTTTACTCAGTTTCCTGAACGCCGAGAACGTATTGGTCGGCGTCGATAACGCGACGTATATTTCGTCGCCCCAGGTGACGAAGCGGGCGGCTGAAGGGAAAATCAAGGAGGTTGGTGGCGATCAGACGCTCAATGAAGAAGCCTTGATCGCCATGCACCCGGACCTGTTAATGGTATCGGGAAGCCCCACAGCGCAGCTCAATCGGTACCAGACATTAACCCGGGCGGGTGTGCCGGTGCTAATCAACTCCGAATGGCTGGAAACGACCCCGCTGGGCCGGGCGGAGTGGGTCAAGCTGGTGGCTGTGCTGCTGGATAAAGAAGCGCTGGTCAATCAGAAGTTTACCGAAGTCGAAACGGAGTATAATCGGCTAACGGCGATGACGAAGAACGTACCGAAAAAACCCAGTCTGATTGCGGGTATGAGCTATAAGGATGCCTGGTTTGTGCCCTACGGCGACAGTTACATGGCGCAATTTTTCCGGGATGCGGGCAGTACGTATCACTGGAACGACACGAAAGGGCAGGGGGGACTTGGTCTGAGTTTTGAAGCCGTTTATCCTGTCGCTCTCACCGCCGATTATTGGGTGAATGTAGGTACAGCTATCACCAAAGGGGATATCGTGGCGCAGGACGTTCGCTACGGCGATTTCAAAGCGTTCAAAACGGGGCAGGTATTTAACTACAACAAACGCGTGAACAAACAGGGGGCCAACGACTACTGGGAATCGGGCGCTGTCAACGCCCACCTTGTCCTCGCCGATCTGATCAAAATTCTGCACCCCGATCTATTGCCGGAACATAAGCTGGTTTATTACCAGCGGGTTAAATAA
- the thiD gene encoding bifunctional hydroxymethylpyrimidine kinase/phosphomethylpyrimidine kinase, whose product MKTYTRVLTIAGSDSGGGAGIQADLKTISALGCYGLSVITALTAQNTLGVTAIHPVPPAFVAEQIKVVLSDIGTNAVKIGMLHSPDIIRTIADTLTAFDVYTIVIDPVMVATSGDKLLQDEAIDALKTYLLPMATVITPNLPEAGVLLRRTLETFDDLRQAANDLSSQYPGAVLVKGGHLLDGDSTDILCPSPGEQILFPTQRIVTPNSHGTGCTLSSAIAAGLAKGLPLHDAVDQAKTYLTGTLQAGAAYKLGHGHGPVHHFFSNWQ is encoded by the coding sequence ATGAAAACATACACCCGGGTTCTGACAATTGCCGGCTCTGACAGCGGTGGTGGCGCTGGCATCCAGGCCGACCTGAAAACGATTTCGGCGCTGGGCTGCTACGGGCTGTCGGTTATTACGGCCCTCACGGCGCAAAACACACTGGGCGTTACGGCCATTCACCCCGTCCCGCCCGCTTTTGTGGCCGAACAGATCAAAGTTGTCCTGAGTGACATTGGTACCAACGCGGTCAAGATCGGTATGCTGCACTCACCCGACATTATCCGAACCATCGCCGATACGTTGACCGCCTTCGACGTGTACACCATCGTCATCGACCCGGTCATGGTGGCTACCAGTGGCGATAAACTCCTGCAGGACGAGGCCATCGACGCGCTCAAAACCTACCTACTGCCCATGGCAACGGTGATAACGCCTAACCTGCCCGAAGCGGGTGTTTTGCTGAGACGTACGCTTGAGACCTTTGACGATTTACGACAGGCAGCCAATGACCTAAGCAGTCAGTACCCCGGTGCGGTACTCGTGAAAGGAGGGCACCTACTGGACGGGGACAGCACGGACATCCTTTGCCCGTCGCCGGGCGAACAAATCCTATTCCCGACGCAACGTATCGTTACGCCCAACTCACACGGCACAGGCTGTACGCTCTCGTCGGCCATTGCGGCCGGATTGGCAAAGGGCCTGCCCCTGCATGACGCAGTTGATCAAGCCAAAACGTACCTCACCGGTACGTTACAGGCGGGGGCAGCCTACAAACTCGGCCACGGTCACGGCCCCGTTCATCATTTCTTTTCCAACTGGCAGTAA
- the thiE gene encoding thiamine phosphate synthase, with protein MSTTNRVYLVTDSDISQRAGHTVPFVVEEACRAGIRWVQLREKTMSTRSFVELGLTFKTITQRYGARLIVNDRIDVALAIDANGVHIGQDDMPYPLVRKLLGPDKLIGLSVNNMIELLASQAYADIDYLGVAAIFATPTKLDTVSELGALGLRDICLKTHLPTFAIGGINATNLQSIGQTGVTGVAVVSAICGHPSPYDAARQLIQLAQSYENIHPGSDNCRL; from the coding sequence GTGAGCACAACCAACCGCGTGTATCTGGTCACCGACAGCGACATCAGCCAGCGGGCGGGCCATACGGTACCATTTGTGGTGGAAGAAGCCTGCCGGGCGGGTATCCGCTGGGTACAGCTCCGCGAAAAAACGATGTCAACTCGTTCATTTGTCGAACTGGGTCTTACGTTCAAAACCATTACGCAGCGCTACGGTGCCCGACTGATCGTCAACGACCGCATCGACGTAGCACTGGCCATCGATGCTAACGGTGTGCACATCGGTCAGGACGACATGCCCTACCCGCTGGTTCGTAAGCTCCTCGGCCCGGACAAGCTTATTGGTCTGTCGGTCAACAACATGATCGAGCTGCTGGCTTCTCAGGCATACGCCGACATCGACTACCTGGGCGTGGCGGCCATTTTCGCTACGCCCACTAAACTCGACACCGTCAGCGAACTCGGTGCGCTGGGGTTAAGGGACATCTGCTTAAAAACCCACCTGCCGACTTTTGCCATCGGTGGTATCAACGCTACGAACCTTCAGTCCATTGGGCAAACGGGCGTAACGGGGGTGGCTGTCGTGTCCGCTATTTGTGGGCATCCGTCGCCCTACGACGCGGCTCGTCAACTCATTCAACTCGCTCAATCTTATGAAAACATACACCCGGGTTCTGACAATTGCCGGCTCTGA